The stretch of DNA TTAAGTACGACTTGGTTTGCTTCGAAGAAGCAAATTCTTTATATAACTATGTTTGGGTTACGCTTAATGAACCTAGTTTGGAGAAGAATGCCAAAAATGATGCTTGAAAAGCACCAAGGTGTTTAGTTTTATCTTTTGAAGAGGGAACAAAGCAGGAGACCAAGGTTTAAAGCTTATATTGGTACAATAATTGTGCCTAATATAGAAAAAACGTAGGTTTGGGTAGATTTTAGGAGGTAATAAACCAGGGGTAATGGCTGAAAGTAATAATCCTATAACAAATTTAGTAAAAAAATGAATATTCCCAATACATTGTAGTGAGCAATTTTTCAGAAGGCAAAATCAAACAGCTGCTATGGAGGGAAAAAAAAGCCTGGCAAAGGAGCCAGGCAAATGTTTGCATCAGTATTGTGTGTTAAAGTCCCCCTTTTAATCGATAGTAAACAGTACTTAGTATACTATTTTCCTAAAAGGCCATTCAAATCTACGCTAAAGGAGGAGACTTGGAAACCACATCTTGATGTGGTATAGGAGGTAAGGGCTTAAATTTGTATAAAAATTCATCTTCATTTAAAGTTTCATGGGTAAGAAAAGGTTCCTATTGTTAATGATGTTTATGCCGTTTTATTTGGCTGGTCAAAATTTAGATGGCAAATGGGTTGGCTGGTTGAGTCAGGATGGAAAACAAGATACTTTTTATTATGAGATCAATATTAGTGTAAAAGGGGCTGCCATTAGTGGTGTTGCTTTTTCTAGTTTGAATGAAGGGAAGATACGGGCTCGCTTTGTACTCTCCGGGGTAAAACAAGAAGGGAAAATAGTCATACAGGAAGTATCGCAAATTGAACCCGAAAGCCCCAAGTGGTGCTTTAAATACATGATACTATCCCCGCTGACACCTGAGGCGGATGTGTATACGGGGACCTGGAAAGCGGATGGATGTACACCTGGTAAGGTTTTTTTGGCCAGGCCCCACGTGAAAAGTATTAAGGAGACGGAGGGACCTTTTACGTATGAAGGGCGGTGGACGGGCTATTTATCGCAATCTGACCGGCCCTATGGCTTTTTCTTCGAAGTGGAATTGAAACCGAATGGAGAAGGCTTATCGTTTATTGTTTCGGAAGGAAACGGCGGAACAGCCACCCATGCTTTACATTGGGATACCTTGACAGAAGCCGCCCACTTGAGATTGATAGAAAACCGGGTAGTCGAAAAAACAGATGCCAAATGGCCTTGGTGCATCAAACACGCCGAATTATTTTTGACTAAAGAAGAAGATAAATACTTGCTGGATGGCGATTGGTCAGGTTATATTGAGGGCAACGACCCCGACCATGGCGCCTGTGCACCAGGCACACTTCACCTGGAACGCCCCATTATGAAAAAAGAAATGCAAATAAAGGCTATGCAGGCCTTCGATCCCTATCAGGCGGAACACCAGCGGACAGTAAAAATAGATAAGGTGATTCAGGTCCAAAGTAAAAGCTTGAAAATCAAAGTGTGGGATAATGGCACGGTTGATGGCGATGTAGTGACCTTATTATTGAATGGCAAAAAAATCCTGGACAATTTCCGAGTAGATAAACGAAAATGGAGTATTCCTGTCGAAATCTTGGAGGGCGACAATTTCCTAATTCTTCATGCGGAGGACCTGGGGGATATCACACCCAATACGGTTGCCGTGTCTATCTATGATGGGGTGAAGGAAGAGATCATCATTTTAAGCTCCAACCTGGAGGTAAGCGGCGCTATCTTGATCAAGCCTTTTCGCTTTTGATGAAGGGAATGGCAATTTCAATCAAAATCAAAATTTCAATATCAATGCACCTGTGTCGCTGTGGCTTGCCCTAAACCTCCACTACCACCACGTCAAAAAACACACACGCCATACCTTTCACACTCCCACATACTCACCTAGGCCAATACCTTCAAGGCTTTTGGTGCCGACAAGTGTTGTGTTAGCCGCGATACAATGAGGATAGACAACAATCCCGAAACCATGGCTAAGGTTCTAAAAGGAAACAAAACGACGCCGTCTTCTATCATTGGGTAGGGGAGTAGAATAGGTAGACCCAAAGTCGGATCACCGCCACCGAAACGAAGGATAAAAGCCACCGAAAAGCCCGCTACAGCACCAATCGTATTGGCTTTTGGATCAAAAAGGGCGCAGACGAGCGGCGGGAACAGCAGGCAGTATACAAAGTCGCTGCACAAAAACCATAACTCATACACGCTTTTTATGTTTAGGGCGAGGATGGTGGCCGCAATGCCTATGATCCAAATACATTGCTGAATAACCTTTTGTAGTTTTTTGGGGCCAATATCCGGCTTGACCAAAGGTTTGAAAACATTCCAGGCACCCATTGAGGAGGCCGAGAGGATGGAGGAATCGACTGAAGACATAACAGCTGCGGCAACAGCGCCTAAGGCAATGGTCCCCACCCAGCTAGGGGTTAAATAGCGTGCTACCCAAGGCAAGGTAGTAGCTGCATCAGTTGGTGGCGTTAAGCCCATCCCCGTCCAATCTGCCGCTACACTAGCGATACCTATTAAAACAGGTGGGATGGCTGCGATCAGGCAAACTATCCCAGCCAGCAGCGAAAGGCGGACCGCCGTTTTTTCATCCTTAGCAGAAAGCACCCTTTGGAAATACACTTGCCAGGGGATGCCGCCAAATACCAATAACAAAGCGTAATCCCACCAATTCCAATAATAGCTTCCCAGTGCTTCTTTACTAGGCAGGAAATTGGCGCTTACTCCTTTTTTTTCTTGATAAATAGACCAGGCCAGATCCCAACCACCGACTGCTTCTAATGCATACGGAACCACCAGGAACAAACCTATAAGCAAGATGATCATTTGTACCAAATCCGTTAATGCTACGGCCCATAGACCTCCTAAGGCAGTGTAAGCGATGGCAATCAGGGCTGAGAGTACAATGGCTGGCGCTATTTCCAAACCAAGAACGGTTCCAAAAGTGCTACCCAGTGCCGTGAGAATAGCTGCTGTCCAAAAAATTTCTCCTGATAAGGCTGGTAGAAACAAAACAGCAGTCATTCGCTTGCCAAAGCGCTGCTCCAAAGGATCCAACATCGTTCGAAAGCGAAAATGGCGCATTTTTCGAGCAAAAAATAAGCCGCCTATAATCAGGCTTAAAGCATAGCCCCAGGGCGCTTGCACCCAGACCAAACCCGCATCGGCCGTGTATTCTGCCGTCCCATTAATGTAGCCGCCGCCAACCCAGGTGGCACTCATGGTAAAAACTGCTATCCCCAAGGGGATTTGCCGACCGGCCAGCATAATGCCTGTACTATCTGTGGCCTGCTTGAGGGTCGCCGCGTAGGCACCCAACCCAAAAATCAGGGTATAAAAAATCATCATTGAAAAAAAAGCCGACCAATTGACGTCCAGGTGAGTAAAAAAATAGAGATATAGGCCAATTAGTCCTAGGAATAATAATAGGGCTAGCGTAGGTATTACTACTTTTCGCGTCTTATCCTGCATGTTGAGTTGTCGCTGTTGCTTGATGTGCCAAGGTAGGTATTTTTCACGTTATTTATTTATTACCTTTACTCCAATATGAAAGAAAGGCCTGTAACACAAAGACTATTAGCCTGGAGTGTCCATCTATTTACTGCCAGCGGTTTGCTCGCAGGATTTATGGCAATGCTGGCTATTAATGAGAAGGGGTGGCGAGAAGCAATGTTGTGGTTGCTTTTGGCACTTTTTATTGATGCCATCGATGGCACCTTTGCCCGCCTGTTCAGGGTACGAGAAACATTGCCCTTTATGGACGGCAAAATGATTGATTATGTTGTCGATTTTATCAATTACGCACTAGTGCCTGCTTATTTCTTTTATATGGTAGACCTGGTACCCGGCTATTGGGGTATCGGTTTGACTTTTCTGATCTTAATGACCTCCGCCATCTATTACGGAAAGGAGGGGATGGTCTCTGATGATATGCATTTCGTCGGCTTTCCCGTGTTGTGGAACCTCATTGTCTTTTTGCTGGTCTTCGTCATTACTTTACCTCCAGTAGGCAATGCTGTTACGATTGTATTTTTTGCTGTTTTACATTTTGTACCCATCAAATTTGCCTATCCCAGCCGGGCTATTCGGTTCAAAAACCTAACCCTGGCCGTCTCTTTTTTTACTTTGTTGGCTATGTTTTGGGCGATCTGGATTTTCCCGGAGCGAGAGGGTTGGCTAAGTGGGATGGTTTTGGCAGGTATACTTTATTATCTCGGCTTAGCTTTGTATGAAACTTTCTGGGGGGATTAGGGGGCCTTTCAATCAAAATTAAAATGTCAATTAAAATTAAAATTAAAATCTCTGCCTGCCGGAGGCGGGAAAATGCCGTCTGCGTCGCTGCGCCGCTGGTACACGAGCTCAAGCTATATCGCAGCGACTTCAATGGCAAAGGACATTCAAGGCCTTGAATCAAAATTAAAATTAAAATCAAAATCAAAATGGTAATATCTCTTGTGTCGCTGTGGCTTGCCCCAAACCTCCACTACCTCTCCACCTCCAATAACTCCACGTCCCCCAAAAAAAACTAGCAATTTCAATCAAAATCAAAATGAAAATACGAAGAGAACATACGACTTCAAGACCTACAACCAAAATATCAATCAAAATTAAAATGTCTTCTGCGTCGCTGAGTCATTAGGCGGTTTAAGTTTCTTTTCCAATACTTCCAGCACCACCTCCATATCATAGCCTTCTTCGGTTTCTCTAAATTGCTTACGAAAAACATCTGCTGCTGGCCATTCCGGGAAGAGGTGGCGTAATTCCGCTTCATTTCGGATGAGCCAGATATTTATGTCTTCCCAACTTAGCCTGCCAAGGGAAGGTAGCAGGGTGACGGCATCGAAGCTTTTGGCAACATTGCGGAGCCAGCCAATCTGCTCATCGGCGTTATTTCGGCGGAATACTTTTTGAAAACTGCCGGCGTTGGGCGCTTCAGGTAAGTCGAGGGCTATCGCTACGATGGTTTGTTTAAAAGGGAAGTCAAACAATTTTTCTGCTTCACTTTGCAACCAATTGATCAGACCGGTACGGTGGGCATACCAATCCCCTTCGAAGTGAATAAGCGCCAGCACTGAAGCTGTGTTAGGAGGCGTTTTCAGATTTCTCCATTTTTTCAACATATTAGGCAAGTGCCTTTTTATGCCTTCTAACCCTTCTTTGGCGGCAAAA from Saprospiraceae bacterium encodes:
- a CDS encoding sodium:solute symporter family protein — protein: MQDKTRKVVIPTLALLLFLGLIGLYLYFFTHLDVNWSAFFSMMIFYTLIFGLGAYAATLKQATDSTGIMLAGRQIPLGIAVFTMSATWVGGGYINGTAEYTADAGLVWVQAPWGYALSLIIGGLFFARKMRHFRFRTMLDPLEQRFGKRMTAVLFLPALSGEIFWTAAILTALGSTFGTVLGLEIAPAIVLSALIAIAYTALGGLWAVALTDLVQMIILLIGLFLVVPYALEAVGGWDLAWSIYQEKKGVSANFLPSKEALGSYYWNWWDYALLLVFGGIPWQVYFQRVLSAKDEKTAVRLSLLAGIVCLIAAIPPVLIGIASVAADWTGMGLTPPTDAATTLPWVARYLTPSWVGTIALGAVAAAVMSSVDSSILSASSMGAWNVFKPLVKPDIGPKKLQKVIQQCIWIIGIAATILALNIKSVYELWFLCSDFVYCLLFPPLVCALFDPKANTIGAVAGFSVAFILRFGGGDPTLGLPILLPYPMIEDGVVLFPFRTLAMVSGLLSILIVSRLTQHLSAPKALKVLA